In Bacillus sp. Marseille-Q1617, a genomic segment contains:
- a CDS encoding DUF2628 domain-containing protein, translated as MKARLRNDAGVTKEVKVGFSWTTFFFGFFPALIRGDLKWAAIMFITAFAVGAFTLGFGAWIPGIIFSFVYNKIFIKDLLEKGYRPADEQTQSELESRGIISPVSKAV; from the coding sequence ATGAAAGCAAGATTACGTAACGATGCAGGTGTAACTAAAGAGGTGAAAGTGGGCTTCAGCTGGACAACATTCTTTTTTGGGTTTTTCCCAGCACTTATAAGAGGTGATTTAAAGTGGGCTGCAATCATGTTTATCACGGCTTTTGCAGTTGGAGCATTCACTCTTGGGTTTGGAGCTTGGATTCCCGGTATTATATTTTCTTTTGTTTATAATAAGATTTTCATTAAAGATCTACTTGAAAAAGGATACCGCCCAGCTGATGAGCAAACACAATCAGAACTTGAATCAAGAGGCATCATCTCCCCTGTTTCCAAAGCAGTTTAA